The nucleotide sequence TGGATATATGAATCTCCAGCCGAACTGGAAAGCCTCAACCCTTATCACCGTATATGGCTCTCTAACCTCTGTGCTGGGGGCCCAGAGAACCTCGAGCCCCTGTATCGAGATCACGGCTAGGTATGCTAGGATTACTGATGTAGCTACTATAGTTACTATCTCGAAGATCCTTAGGATCCTCTCCCTACTATGCTCCATAGCCCTAGAGCTCAGCCTCCTCACCCCTAGCCCTGAACTTGATTACGAAGAATATAAGTGTTCCTGCGAACACGCTGAAGACGCTCATAGCTAGTATGTATGTTATCTGGTAGGCTGCATTTATTATCCTAGTTTGAGGGGATATATCAGGGCTTCTCAAAATACCCCAAGAGCCGACATACATGCTGATAAGGAATACAGCTACAATGCATAGGATCCATATAGCATAGTCAGCCCCGCTGAGAACCCTCTGCCCCTGCTTCTTCTCCATATATAGCCCCTATATATACTCATCGCTGGACTATTAAATTTAGCACTCAATAACATGATCCCTGGATGAAAATGCTTTAAACCGGAAGCCAATATCTCTAATTCAAGCTTAAGAATAGATCCTGTAGAGAGCTTCCATGAGATTTGGTTCAACATATACAGCTCTATACAACAGTATATAAGGGTATTTAAGGAGGCACACATTAGTAATGTCAGAAGTGGGTGTCCATATGGCTCATGGCCATCCCATAGCTGGGGGAGAGGTTTTGGAGCATGAGAAGCCTTTCTATAAAAGTCTAAGGGGTATTCTAACAACCACCCACCATACTAATATAGGTATTATGTATATTTCTGTGGCTCTGATAAACCTCTTGCTAGCCGGTATTTCTGCCTTCTTGATAAGGCTACAGCTCGCCGGTATAGATGTGACTGATCCCAATAGATATCTTGCTATTGTAACACTCCACGGGACTATGATGATCTTCTTTGTTGTTATGCCCTTCTTCGCAGGTATAGGTAACTATATACTGCCTAGAATGGTTGGTGCGCCAGATCTCTATTGGCCCAAGATAAATGCCCTTGGCTTCTGGATGTTCTCCTCCAGCTCTGTTCTAATGTGGCTAACCCTCTTGGACGCCCAGAACCTCCAGATAGGCTGGACAGGCTATGCGCCTCTCTCTGTTAGGCTTCCAGGCTATGCTGTGGATCTATGGGCTCTAAGCCTGTTCCTAGCCGGTATATCCTCTATACTCGGTGCTGTTAACTTCTTCCTAACCGTTATGAGGCTTAGAAACCCGAGCCTGAAGATCTCGAGGCTACCTCTATTTGTATGGGCTTTCCTAGGGGCGCAGCTGATAATACTATACGCCCTACCACCGTTTGGAATGGTTCTAGCGATGATCTTTCTCGAGAGGAATCTAGGGATGCCGTTCTTCGATCCGAGATATGGTGGGGATGCTATTCTATACCAGCATATATTCTGGTTCATGGGCCATCCAGAGGTATATGTGCTTGTCCTCCCAGCTATGGGGATAGTCTCTGAGATACTGCCTAGAATGGCTAGAAGATCTATATATGGCTATAAAGCCATAGCTGTCTCCTCGATAATGATAACGCTTATGAGCTTCTTCGTATGGGCCCACCACATGTTCACAGTAGGCCTGGGGATAACTACCGCTGTTCCATTCATGATCGCAACGATGGCCATAGCTATACCCTCTGGTATAAAGGTGTTCAACTGGACAGTAAGTCTCTATAATTCCAGAATATGGCTTAGAACACCAATGCTCTATGTCCTAGGATTCCTGGCGTTCTTCATAATAGGTGGTATAACAGGTGTCTTCTTCCCAGTAGTGCCGGTAGACATAAGCTTCCAAGACACATACTTCGTT is from Sulfolobales archaeon and encodes:
- a CDS encoding cbb3-type cytochrome c oxidase subunit I, which encodes MAHGHPIAGGEVLEHEKPFYKSLRGILTTTHHTNIGIMYISVALINLLLAGISAFLIRLQLAGIDVTDPNRYLAIVTLHGTMMIFFVVMPFFAGIGNYILPRMVGAPDLYWPKINALGFWMFSSSSVLMWLTLLDAQNLQIGWTGYAPLSVRLPGYAVDLWALSLFLAGISSILGAVNFFLTVMRLRNPSLKISRLPLFVWAFLGAQLIILYALPPFGMVLAMIFLERNLGMPFFDPRYGGDAILYQHIFWFMGHPEVYVLVLPAMGIVSEILPRMARRSIYGYKAIAVSSIMITLMSFFVWAHHMFTVGLGITTAVPFMIATMAIAIPSGIKVFNWTVSLYNSRIWLRTPMLYVLGFLAFFIIGGITGVFFPVVPVDISFQDTYFVLGHFHYVVNAIFMAIAAALFYYFPYMTGKMYSETLGRLSAILYTIGGAITYTSMLSLGYLGMPRRYYQPPPLPGMEEF